A single Arachidicoccus sp. BS20 DNA region contains:
- a CDS encoding lantibiotic dehydratase: MKISKNNLFEEQSSSIYSFHSDVILRTPTLSFKQYPSDNISELLQNSTFRMSIFLASKSLYYNLKKKNFEYQSFSEKEKTSLHKYFNRMSYRTTPFGLFAAFSTLKWGVANNDIQLGKICLHTALDFAEVIELNEKSDSFDNTETVYHSNPTFYKIGTNFRYLCFRNNGLNGKNFFINEIEQIPLVLKIIEFCKNPRDNKEILTCLSKELPNFIDYVGLFNQLIELKIILPATLQGVIEPDFANRISSAEYEYLQNIQSVTDIESLNKITQLDPSLSLCVNAEKEMIKGDISNQFQDAIKDGIFILNALCNQKVSIPQIDDFIVQFNTKFDRQCIPLLQALDPDAGINYNSLASQCENSSLTQNVVFNKQNAGSGLTSIELDSIRHLLLQKWIEQSGNKQVIQLQQSDLEKYANTIHDNNDKLPPSFSVMFRIIDDHQVFIESVSSATATSLIGRFTPFSEKIARLAKDITRIERDSNPHVIFTEINSISDYKTANIERRISVRDYEIPILVSSTKEQSKQIRLSDIWIEIKEGSILLWSKSLGKRIIPRLDSAYNYSRADLAIFRFLCDVQYQDIHPILPFSLSQFFPGFQYYPRVAYKSTILCLAEWHISRETWEYCLKNNSNDSIQLIREMLIKLGISTHFAYTQFDQQLVFNLHIDSDMLLLSDILQKEKYLIIKEFPFVSNQQFAVKDENKLPYISQFITHLYRCDEVYKETNCPVFSDHTITQREFIPCEDWIYYKIYCHSSHSNEIIAEIIYNIVNELYAENLIKKWHYVRYLDPDNHLRLRFNFNGENLQKILKIVNKYLSILKEKRIAQNVIIAEYKRELERYGSENIEDVENVFCTCSNLIMNFLHYNKPSPTEQKYFSLSFYIIDTITTTMGLTIEEKCSFHQEMFEAFQKELNIEDKIYIQLQKKYREFRPTILDADKDVKFFRIEREAILLVTEIKKLSKKIQQKSSVFIDIIHMHLNRLFSHDFRKQEMIMHYLLWRHYYSIKSVKKYA; encoded by the coding sequence ATGAAGATTAGCAAAAACAACCTCTTTGAAGAACAGTCTAGTTCAATTTATTCTTTTCACAGCGATGTTATATTACGTACGCCAACGCTTAGTTTTAAACAATATCCGTCAGATAATATCAGCGAACTTCTGCAAAACAGCACATTTAGGATGTCGATTTTTCTTGCAAGTAAAAGCCTATACTATAATCTCAAGAAGAAAAATTTTGAATACCAATCTTTTAGTGAAAAAGAGAAAACAAGCCTACATAAATACTTCAACCGAATGTCTTATAGAACAACTCCTTTTGGCTTATTCGCTGCTTTTTCAACCTTAAAATGGGGTGTCGCAAATAATGACATTCAGTTGGGAAAAATATGCCTGCATACGGCATTGGACTTTGCCGAAGTAATTGAATTAAATGAAAAAAGCGATTCTTTCGATAATACTGAAACAGTATATCACAGCAATCCTACATTTTATAAAATAGGGACTAATTTCCGATACCTGTGTTTTAGAAACAACGGATTAAATGGTAAAAACTTTTTCATTAATGAAATCGAACAGATACCTCTTGTTTTAAAAATAATAGAATTCTGTAAAAACCCAAGAGACAACAAAGAAATATTGACTTGTCTGTCTAAAGAGTTACCCAATTTTATTGACTATGTCGGATTATTTAATCAACTGATTGAACTAAAAATCATACTTCCCGCAACATTACAGGGTGTTATAGAGCCGGATTTTGCGAATAGGATAAGCAGTGCCGAATATGAATATCTGCAAAATATTCAATCGGTAACTGATATTGAATCATTAAATAAAATTACACAACTTGATCCATCTCTATCTCTATGTGTAAATGCAGAAAAAGAAATGATAAAAGGCGATATTTCAAATCAATTTCAAGATGCTATCAAAGATGGAATTTTCATACTCAATGCATTGTGTAATCAAAAGGTTTCCATACCTCAAATAGATGATTTTATTGTTCAATTTAATACTAAGTTTGACAGACAATGTATCCCATTATTACAGGCATTAGACCCGGATGCAGGAATTAATTACAATAGCCTCGCATCTCAATGTGAAAATTCTTCCTTAACTCAAAATGTCGTCTTCAATAAGCAAAATGCAGGTTCGGGTTTAACATCCATTGAACTCGACTCTATCCGTCATTTGCTTTTGCAAAAATGGATTGAGCAAAGCGGCAATAAACAAGTTATTCAATTACAGCAATCGGATTTAGAAAAATACGCCAACACAATACATGACAACAATGATAAACTGCCGCCAAGCTTTTCTGTAATGTTCAGAATTATTGACGACCACCAAGTATTTATTGAATCCGTCAGCAGCGCTACGGCGACTTCTCTCATCGGGAGATTTACTCCCTTTTCGGAAAAAATAGCAAGACTGGCAAAAGATATAACACGTATCGAAAGAGATTCAAATCCTCATGTAATATTCACAGAAATAAATAGCATCAGCGATTATAAAACGGCAAATATCGAGAGGAGGATTTCTGTCAGAGATTATGAAATACCCATTTTAGTAAGTTCCACAAAAGAGCAAAGCAAACAAATACGATTATCGGATATTTGGATTGAAATAAAAGAAGGCTCAATTCTACTATGGTCAAAGAGCCTTGGCAAACGAATAATTCCCCGATTAGATTCAGCATATAATTATTCACGTGCTGATTTAGCGATATTCAGATTCTTATGTGATGTACAGTATCAGGACATACATCCTATCTTGCCTTTTTCTTTGAGCCAATTTTTTCCGGGATTTCAGTATTATCCACGAGTAGCATATAAATCCACAATCCTATGTCTTGCGGAATGGCATATTAGCCGCGAAACATGGGAATACTGTTTAAAGAATAATTCAAACGATTCTATCCAACTAATAAGGGAAATGCTGATTAAATTAGGTATTTCAACACATTTTGCCTACACGCAGTTCGACCAGCAATTGGTTTTTAATCTTCATATAGATTCTGACATGTTGCTTTTATCAGACATTTTACAAAAGGAAAAATATCTTATCATCAAAGAATTTCCTTTTGTTTCTAATCAACAATTTGCAGTGAAAGACGAGAATAAATTACCGTATATCAGCCAGTTTATTACACATCTATATCGATGCGATGAAGTATATAAAGAAACAAATTGTCCCGTCTTTTCTGACCATACGATAACCCAAAGAGAATTTATTCCTTGTGAAGATTGGATATACTACAAAATTTATTGCCACAGCAGCCATTCGAATGAAATAATCGCAGAGATTATTTATAACATCGTAAATGAATTGTATGCTGAAAATCTCATAAAAAAATGGCACTATGTAAGATATTTAGACCCCGATAATCATTTAAGATTGCGCTTTAATTTTAATGGAGAGAATTTGCAGAAAATTCTCAAAATTGTCAATAAATATTTGTCTATTCTCAAAGAGAAAAGAATTGCCCAAAACGTAATTATTGCAGAATATAAAAGAGAGCTTGAACGATATGGTTCGGAAAATATAGAAGACGTTGAAAATGTTTTCTGCACGTGCAGTAATCTAATTATGAACTTTCTTCATTACAACAAGCCTTCTCCAACCGAGCAGAAATATTTTTCTCTCTCGTTTTATATCATTGATACCATTACAACCACAATGGGATTGACAATTGAAGAAAAATGTTCTTTTCATCAAGAGATGTTTGAAGCCTTTCAAAAAGAATTAAATATTGAAGACAAGATTTACATTCAGTTGCAAAAGAAATACAGAGAATTTAGACCGACTATTCTTGACGCAGATAAAGACGTTAAATTCTTTCGGATTGAAAGAGAAGCTATATTATTAGTTACAGAAATTAAAAAACTATCAAAAAAGATACAACAAAAATCATCGGTCTTCATTGATATTATTCATATGCATCTCAACAGATTGTTTTCTCATGATTTCAGGAAACAAGAAATGATAATGCATTATCTTTTGTGGCGGCATTATTATTCAATAAAAAGTGTGAAAAAGTACGCATAG
- a CDS encoding DUF932 domain-containing protein — translation MAHNIFFNEQTGQHSFFSVKEKAWHNLGLVVTEYPTSREAIQFAGLDYEVCKLPNIHRLADGITEIVSDNSFFTYRTDNNIVLGDKLSADYEVVQNAEAFTFFDSIVGGDGILYETAGALGNGERIFITAKLPSYIKVGSDDVIEKYIFLTTSHDGSGSITAAFTPVRIVCQNTLNAALRNCSNVVRIRHTANAQEKLKEAHKIMGIANKLSEELDGIFNRWAKVRITDKDILKLIQQALAPSKEVLKAVQTGGELSTVFNNVCNDAFMYAMTSPTQQTETTKGTLFGAYNAVTGYFQNVRQYKDEESKLESILFGTTMQKTQAAFNLCSAFAKNGNEVLQLN, via the coding sequence ATGGCACACAACATTTTTTTTAATGAGCAAACAGGACAGCACAGCTTTTTTTCCGTTAAGGAAAAAGCATGGCACAATTTGGGATTGGTAGTAACCGAGTACCCAACAAGCAGGGAAGCAATACAATTTGCGGGACTGGATTATGAAGTCTGCAAGCTGCCGAACATACACCGTCTGGCTGACGGTATTACAGAAATTGTTTCGGATAATTCTTTCTTTACCTATCGTACTGACAACAATATAGTTTTGGGCGATAAGCTAAGTGCAGATTATGAAGTCGTACAAAATGCGGAAGCCTTTACTTTCTTTGACAGCATTGTTGGCGGGGATGGCATTTTGTATGAAACCGCAGGCGCGTTAGGCAACGGCGAACGTATTTTTATTACGGCAAAACTGCCGTCTTATATCAAAGTGGGCAGCGATGATGTGATTGAAAAATACATTTTTTTAACGACCTCGCACGATGGCAGCGGGAGTATTACCGCAGCGTTTACGCCCGTCCGTATCGTTTGCCAAAATACACTGAATGCAGCTTTGCGCAACTGTTCAAACGTGGTGCGCATACGCCATACGGCAAACGCACAGGAAAAATTAAAGGAAGCGCATAAAATCATGGGCATTGCAAATAAGCTGTCCGAAGAACTGGACGGCATATTTAACAGGTGGGCAAAAGTGCGTATCACGGATAAAGACATATTGAAACTGATACAGCAGGCATTAGCCCCGAGCAAGGAAGTTTTAAAAGCCGTGCAGACAGGCGGGGAATTATCAACTGTGTTCAACAATGTTTGCAACGATGCTTTCATGTATGCCATGACAAGCCCAACCCAACAAACAGAAACAACAAAGGGTACGTTGTTCGGCGCATATAATGCGGTTACAGGCTATTTTCAGAATGTACGCCAATACAAGGACGAAGAAAGCAAATTGGAAAGTATTTTGTTTGGTACAACCATGCAGAAGACACAGGCAGCTTTTAATTTGTGTTCAGCCTTTGCAAAGAACGGTAATGAAGTATTGCAATTAAATTAA